The following coding sequences are from one Rhodospirillales bacterium window:
- a CDS encoding MmcB family DNA repair protein — protein MNNGGSVAGLVVPAEGLEETRPAAASAGITRGVCRLFSDIGYRVVVELPLGNRRRVDVAAVDRAGGIAVIEVKASVADYRSDGKWREYRPYCDRFYFAVAPEFPRHVLPDDVGIVVADAFQGAVVRDAPEHAMNAARRKAVTVRFARTAAARLQGLLDRPAGAYRSALRMP, from the coding sequence ATGAACAACGGCGGCTCTGTCGCGGGTCTGGTCGTTCCCGCGGAAGGTTTGGAGGAGACCCGCCCGGCCGCGGCAAGTGCCGGCATCACCCGCGGGGTGTGCCGTCTGTTCAGTGACATCGGCTATCGGGTGGTGGTCGAGTTGCCCCTCGGCAACCGCCGGCGGGTCGATGTGGCGGCGGTAGACCGTGCCGGCGGGATCGCGGTCATCGAGGTCAAGGCATCCGTCGCCGATTATCGATCCGACGGCAAGTGGCGAGAGTATCGCCCCTACTGCGACCGGTTCTACTTCGCCGTCGCGCCGGAATTTCCGAGGCACGTGTTGCCCGACGATGTCGGCATCGTCGTCGCCGACGCCTTCCAGGGCGCCGTCGTCCGCGACGCGCCGGAGCACGCCATGAACGCCGCCCGTCGCAAGGCCGTCACGGTGCGGTTTGCGCGGACCGCGGCGGCTCGATTGCAGGGTCTTCTCGACCGCCCTGCCGGGGCGTACCGGAGCGCGCTGCGCATGCCGTGA
- a CDS encoding 4-(cytidine 5'-diphospho)-2-C-methyl-D-erythritol kinase, giving the protein MDAPFTAVARAKLNLYLHVVGRRADGYHLLDTLVAFAGIGDTVAVRPAHTLALIVDGPFANAVPTGDDNLVLRAARALAAAAGVAPRAEIRLTKTLPVASGIGGGSADAAAALKLLSSLWDLDAGRRTLREVAATLGADVPMCLEAHPVFAGGIGADVTLAPALPPVWVVLVNAGAPVLTAAVYRRRAGPFSTADRFTEVPADAAVLAGLLATRRNDLTGPALAECPVIADVLAALEASPGTLLARMSGSGGTCFAIFATDAEAAAASRNLAAAHPRWWIAAAPLVGSSRR; this is encoded by the coding sequence GTGGACGCTCCTTTCACCGCGGTTGCGCGGGCGAAGCTCAACCTCTACCTCCACGTCGTCGGACGTCGCGCCGACGGATACCACCTCCTCGACACCCTCGTCGCCTTCGCCGGCATTGGCGACACCGTCGCGGTGCGACCGGCCCACACGCTCGCCCTGATCGTCGACGGGCCGTTCGCCAATGCTGTCCCGACGGGCGACGACAATTTGGTCCTGCGAGCGGCACGGGCCCTTGCCGCCGCGGCGGGCGTTGCGCCGCGGGCGGAGATCCGCCTGACCAAGACCCTGCCGGTGGCGTCCGGAATCGGCGGCGGCTCCGCCGACGCGGCCGCGGCCCTCAAGTTGCTGTCCTCCCTATGGGATCTCGATGCCGGGCGCCGCACATTGCGGGAGGTCGCCGCAACATTGGGCGCCGACGTGCCGATGTGCCTCGAGGCGCACCCGGTCTTCGCCGGCGGCATCGGCGCCGATGTGACCTTGGCGCCGGCGTTGCCGCCGGTGTGGGTGGTCCTGGTCAACGCCGGCGCGCCCGTCCTGACGGCGGCCGTCTACCGGCGGCGGGCCGGCCCGTTCTCGACCGCGGATCGCTTCACGGAGGTGCCAGCCGATGCGGCGGTCCTCGCGGGCTTGTTGGCGACCCGCCGCAACGACCTGACCGGGCCTGCTTTGGCGGAGTGCCCGGTCATCGCCGACGTGCTCGCCGCACTGGAGGCCTCGCCCGGCACGCTGCTTGCCCGCATGAGCGGCAGCGGCGGCACCTGCTTCGCCATCTTCGCCACGGATGCCGAAGCAGCCGCCGCCTCCCGCAACCTCGCCGCAGCCCATCCCCGTTGGTGGATCGCCGCCGCTCCCCTTGTCGGATCGTCGCGGCGATGA